The Caviibacter abscessus genome window below encodes:
- a CDS encoding uracil-DNA glycosylase encodes MVKLNNDWDDILKDEFPKKYYLTLREFLKKEYSNYKIFPHMNDIFNALKLTTYKDTKVVILGQDPYHDDNQAHGLAFSVKPNVAIPPSLLNMYKELNQELGCYIPNNGYLISWANQGILLLNTALTVRAHEANSHKNRGWEIFTDSIISYLNDRNEPVIFVLWGANARNKKMLITNPKHFILEAPHPSPLSASRGFFGCNHFKKINEILIKLGKEPINWQIENI; translated from the coding sequence ATGGTTAAACTAAATAACGATTGGGACGATATATTAAAAGATGAATTTCCAAAAAAATATTATTTAACTCTAAGAGAGTTTCTAAAAAAAGAATATTCAAATTATAAGATATTTCCACATATGAATGATATTTTTAATGCTTTAAAATTAACAACTTATAAAGATACAAAAGTAGTTATTTTAGGTCAAGATCCATACCATGATGATAATCAGGCACATGGACTGGCATTTTCAGTAAAACCTAATGTTGCAATACCACCATCATTACTTAATATGTATAAAGAATTAAACCAGGAGTTGGGTTGCTATATTCCAAATAATGGTTATTTAATTTCATGGGCTAATCAAGGAATATTGTTACTTAATACGGCACTTACCGTAAGAGCACACGAGGCAAATTCACATAAAAACAGAGGATGGGAAATATTTACAGACAGTATAATTTCTTACTTAAATGATAGAAATGAGCCAGTAATATTTGTTTTATGGGGTGCAAATGCAAGAAATAAAAAAATGTTAATAACAAATCCTAAACATTTTATACTTGAAGCTCCACATCCAAGTCCATTATCTGCTAGTCGTGGATTTTTTGGTTGTAATCATTTTAAAAAAATAAATGAAATTTTGATAAAATTAGGTAAAGAGCCAATTAATTGGCAAATTGAAAATATATAA
- a CDS encoding plasmid mobilization protein gives MANRIRNERLEIKLTEEEKALFEEKRKLAKCRNMSHFIRKCVLEKEIYQVDLEPFRDLQGLLSNATSNINQIAKRLNSTGIIYKDDINDMKKQIEYFSKELWQIHSLLLNRTSGGD, from the coding sequence ATGGCAAATAGAATACGAAATGAAAGACTTGAAATTAAATTAACCGAAGAAGAAAAGGCTCTTTTTGAGGAGAAAAGAAAACTTGCTAAATGCAGAAATATGAGCCATTTCATTCGCAAGTGCGTTTTAGAAAAGGAAATTTATCAAGTAGATTTGGAACCGTTCAGAGATTTACAAGGCTTGCTTTCCAACGCTACAAGCAACATCAATCAGATTGCAAAGCGTTTAAATTCCACCGGCATAATCTATAAAGACGATATAAACGATATGAAAAAGCAGATTGAATATTTCTCAAAAGAACTGTGGCAGATACATTCTCTACTTCTTAACAGAACTTCCGGAGGTGATTAA
- a CDS encoding PTS sugar transporter subunit IIA, producing the protein MLRDIIEKKYYSFYESAKDWEDAIIKSCESLEKNGAVSSEYSKELIKCVKEYGPYIVIEPGIAMPHSTQQGANVFKTEIAFTKFEKAVNFDDENEATLFFTLASKDPEIHIENIQKLMEVLVNDKLKEELFTVKNIEDLKKLFEKYNI; encoded by the coding sequence ATGTTAAGAGATATAATTGAAAAAAAATATTATAGCTTTTATGAAAGTGCAAAAGATTGGGAAGACGCTATAATAAAAAGTTGTGAATCATTAGAAAAAAATGGAGCTGTAAGCTCTGAATACAGTAAAGAGTTGATAAAATGTGTCAAAGAATATGGACCATATATAGTAATAGAACCAGGAATTGCAATGCCACATTCAACTCAACAAGGTGCAAATGTATTTAAAACAGAAATAGCATTTACAAAATTTGAAAAAGCAGTAAATTTTGACGATGAAAATGAAGCTACTTTATTTTTCACGTTAGCTTCAAAAGATCCAGAAATTCATATTGAAAATATTCAAAAATTAATGGAAGTATTAGTTAATGATAAATTGAAAGAAGAATTATTTACTGTAAAAAATATAGAAGATTTAAAAAAATTATTTGAGAAATATAATATATAG
- a CDS encoding MptD family putative ECF transporter S component codes for MEKQNKLEAKDLINIGIFTVVYFMIEFAVSMLGYIPIFNLLLVFLCPLVCGIPSIFYIVKVKKFGVISITGILLGLLYMLMGGGIVVLAFGIIFGFLGDLIIKKGKYEQWKYISIGYSVW; via the coding sequence ATGGAAAAACAAAATAAACTTGAAGCAAAGGACTTGATTAATATTGGAATTTTTACAGTAGTGTATTTTATGATTGAATTTGCTGTTTCAATGTTAGGGTATATTCCAATATTTAATTTACTATTAGTTTTTTTATGCCCATTAGTTTGTGGTATACCAAGCATATTCTATATAGTTAAGGTCAAGAAGTTTGGTGTAATTTCAATAACAGGAATATTATTAGGTCTTCTTTATATGCTAATGGGTGGTGGCATAGTTGTCCTCGCTTTTGGGATTATCTTTGGATTTTTAGGAGATTTGATAATAAAAAAAGGTAAATATGAACAATGGAAATATATTTCTATTGGATATAGCGTATGGTAA
- a CDS encoding relaxase/mobilization nuclease domain-containing protein yields MAITKIHPIKSTLNLAISYIVNGEKTDEQILVSTHKCHQETAHTQFLRARNDAGTNGTVLARHLIQSFLPGEATPEMAHQIGLELCKKILKDEYEYVLSTHIDKGHIHNHIIFNNVNMVTGKCYQSNKKSYHQIRYQSDKLCKDNNLSVIDEFYESYKRKYKTNGKSWYENEQSKKGTSWKSRLQFDIDRLIKQSNDWEQFLNKMAELGYEINHGKNIAFKPKDKQRFTRAKTIGEDYTEERLKERITENQNIKASPVKKRIGNVINMNTNAKVKESKGYEYWATKHNLNTMAESIVFIREHGINSIKQLDEYIRKSAEERQALQDKIKEIDKDMQLLSDTMEQVHTVKKNRAYYKEYKANPSDKAFFEEHKAEITRYEMDLSKLKKSYSKLPNSKDILDKLDKLQEKKNTLMQKYSSTKSTMDELYQIRKNYGIYMGKEMER; encoded by the coding sequence ATGGCTATCACAAAAATACATCCTATAAAATCAACCCTTAATCTTGCCATTTCATATATTGTTAATGGAGAAAAAACAGATGAGCAAATCTTAGTAAGCACTCATAAATGTCATCAGGAAACTGCTCATACTCAATTTTTAAGAGCACGAAATGATGCCGGAACAAACGGAACTGTCCTTGCAAGACATCTTATTCAATCCTTTTTACCGGGAGAAGCAACTCCGGAAATGGCACATCAAATCGGTCTTGAACTTTGTAAAAAGATATTAAAAGACGAGTACGAATATGTCTTGTCTACCCACATAGATAAAGGGCATATCCACAACCATATCATCTTCAATAATGTAAATATGGTAACGGGTAAATGCTACCAATCCAACAAGAAAAGCTACCACCAAATCAGGTATCAAAGCGATAAGCTATGCAAGGATAATAACCTTTCTGTGATTGATGAATTCTACGAGAGCTATAAGAGAAAGTACAAAACAAATGGTAAGTCATGGTATGAAAATGAGCAATCTAAGAAAGGTACTTCTTGGAAAAGCAGGCTTCAATTTGACATTGATCGTTTGATAAAACAGTCTAATGATTGGGAACAATTTCTAAATAAGATGGCGGAACTTGGTTATGAAATAAATCATGGAAAAAATATAGCCTTTAAGCCAAAAGATAAGCAGAGATTTACAAGGGCTAAGACGATTGGTGAGGATTATACCGAAGAAAGACTAAAAGAGCGTATTACAGAAAATCAAAATATCAAAGCCTCACCTGTCAAAAAGCGAATCGGAAATGTCATCAATATGAATACCAATGCCAAAGTGAAAGAGAGCAAAGGCTATGAATATTGGGCAACAAAACATAACTTAAATACAATGGCTGAGTCAATTGTTTTCATCAGAGAACATGGCATTAACTCCATTAAACAACTTGATGAATACATCAGGAAAAGTGCTGAAGAAAGACAAGCCTTACAAGATAAAATCAAAGAAATTGATAAGGACATGCAGCTACTTTCTGATACTATGGAACAAGTTCATACTGTTAAAAAAAATCGAGCCTACTACAAAGAATATAAAGCAAATCCTTCTGATAAGGCATTTTTTGAGGAGCATAAGGCTGAAATCACACGCTACGAAATGGATCTTTCAAAACTAAAAAAATCCTATTCAAAGCTGCCAAATTCAAAGGATATTTTAGATAAACTTGATAAATTGCAAGAAAAAAAGAATACCCTTATGCAAAAGTATTCTTCTACCAAATCTACTATGGACGAGCTTTATCAAATACGAAAGAACTATGGAATTTACATGGGTAAGGAGATGGAAAGATAG
- a CDS encoding ATP-binding cassette domain-containing protein, producing MIEFKNVSFRYAEQKKYSIQNINIKIKSGQIALVCGTSGSGKSTLVNLLLGYIENYEGQILINDIDIKEISKESIFSNISYVNSDNIVFLTNIKENINLYGSIDDKNIDEIIDTLKLSDIDKEKELDETNISTGQKQRINIAKLLLSDKRLLILDEATANIDFENRGIIEDIILKNNNKTVIMITHHLDESLKSKFYEIIEITKYV from the coding sequence ATGATCGAATTTAAAAATGTATCATTTAGATATGCAGAACAAAAAAAATACTCCATTCAAAATATAAACATAAAAATTAAGTCAGGTCAGATAGCTTTGGTTTGTGGAACTTCGGGTAGCGGAAAAAGTACTTTAGTAAATTTATTACTTGGATATATTGAAAATTATGAAGGACAAATACTAATAAATGACATAGACATAAAAGAAATATCAAAAGAAAGTATATTTTCAAATATATCATATGTAAACTCTGACAATATAGTATTTTTAACTAATATAAAAGAAAATATAAATTTATATGGATCAATAGATGATAAAAATATTGATGAAATAATAGATACACTAAAACTTAGTGATATAGACAAAGAAAAAGAATTAGATGAAACAAATATATCAACAGGTCAAAAACAGAGAATAAATATAGCAAAATTATTATTATCAGATAAAAGATTATTAATATTAGACGAAGCAACTGCAAATATAGATTTTGAAAATAGAGGTATAATTGAAGATATCATACTAAAAAATAATAATAAAACAGTAATAATGATAACACATCATTTAGATGAAAGTCTAAAATCTAAATTTTATGAAATTATTGAAATAACAAAATACGTGTAA
- a CDS encoding energy-coupling factor transporter transmembrane component T: MGYYLISTTSVSEFIAAMEKLKVSYKIIIPFSVVFRFFPTVKEEYISIQNAMKIKGVTIRKSPIEMIEYRLVPLLISVTKIGEELSASALTRGLELRLKELIFAKSD; this comes from the coding sequence ATGGGTTACTATTTAATCAGTACCACTTCTGTTAGTGAATTTATCGCAGCTATGGAAAAACTTAAAGTGTCATATAAAATCATTATTCCGTTTTCGGTAGTATTTAGATTTTTTCCAACAGTAAAAGAAGAATATATTTCTATACAAAATGCCATGAAAATAAAAGGTGTAACAATAAGGAAGAGTCCAATAGAAATGATTGAGTATAGATTAGTTCCTTTGCTAATATCTGTAACAAAAATTGGCGAGGAATTATCTGCATCAGCTTTGACAAGAGGGTTGGAGCTCCGATTAAAAGAACTAATATTTGCAAAATCGGACTAA
- a CDS encoding PTS ascorbate transporter subunit IIC produces the protein MNILSIVWTFFYSNILTKPAFFIGFMVLIGYLLLKKSWYETLGGTLKAIIGYFILSVGSGGLVKNFRPILVGLKQRFQLDAMVIDPYFGQNAVENGVQEVFGKGFSGVVLLLAIAFITNLLLVRFSKYTKLRAVFTTGHVQLQQAATAYWLILFALPGLITNDVKIMVIMAVLLGLYWAVGSNLLVKYSQELTDGAGFTIAHQQMFGVALFTYLADKMAKADKKAGRTSSKKIEDINLPGFMSIFNDNMVSTGILMLIFFGGILAALGKPFLVEAKFMKPNANFLFYIIETCLHFAVYLAILQLGVRTFIAELTQSFKGISDKLLPGAVPGVDCAISYNFGSPNAITLGFLAGALGQFIAIVALILLKSPVLVVAGFVPVFFDNATIGVHANSKGGLKATLIFPFISGICQVFGSAFIASFVGMAAYGGYLGMWDWAVVWPVFTVIMKYLSYLGVGIIVIILVLIPQLQYLKDKENYFLITEDYEEYKNRNNIQ, from the coding sequence ATGAATATTTTATCAATTGTTTGGACATTTTTTTATTCAAATATTTTGACAAAACCTGCATTCTTTATTGGATTTATGGTTTTAATAGGATATCTTTTATTAAAGAAATCTTGGTATGAAACTTTAGGTGGAACTTTAAAAGCAATAATTGGATATTTTATTTTATCAGTTGGTTCAGGTGGACTGGTAAAAAACTTTAGACCTATTTTAGTAGGACTAAAACAAAGATTTCAATTAGATGCTATGGTTATCGATCCTTATTTTGGTCAAAATGCGGTTGAAAATGGGGTTCAAGAAGTATTTGGAAAAGGATTTTCAGGTGTAGTATTACTTCTAGCAATTGCATTTATCACTAATTTATTATTAGTTAGATTTTCAAAATATACTAAATTAAGAGCAGTGTTTACAACAGGGCATGTACAGTTACAACAAGCAGCAACAGCATATTGGTTAATATTGTTTGCATTACCAGGTTTAATAACAAATGATGTTAAAATTATGGTAATTATGGCTGTACTTTTAGGTTTATATTGGGCTGTTGGTTCAAATTTATTAGTAAAATATTCTCAAGAACTTACAGATGGTGCAGGATTTACAATAGCTCATCAACAAATGTTTGGAGTAGCATTATTTACTTATCTTGCAGATAAAATGGCTAAAGCTGATAAAAAAGCTGGAAGAACTTCAAGTAAAAAAATAGAAGATATAAATTTACCTGGATTTATGTCTATATTTAACGATAATATGGTTTCAACAGGGATATTAATGTTAATTTTCTTTGGTGGAATACTTGCAGCATTAGGGAAACCTTTCTTAGTAGAAGCTAAATTTATGAAACCAAATGCTAATTTCTTATTCTATATTATAGAAACTTGTTTACATTTTGCAGTTTATCTTGCAATATTACAACTTGGTGTTAGAACATTTATAGCGGAATTAACACAATCGTTTAAAGGAATATCAGATAAATTATTACCTGGTGCAGTTCCAGGAGTAGATTGTGCTATTTCATATAATTTTGGGTCTCCAAATGCAATAACTTTAGGATTTTTAGCAGGAGCATTAGGACAATTTATAGCAATAGTAGCATTGATATTACTTAAGAGTCCAGTATTAGTTGTTGCAGGATTCGTTCCTGTATTCTTTGATAATGCAACAATTGGAGTACATGCAAATAGTAAAGGTGGATTAAAAGCAACATTAATATTTCCATTTATTTCAGGTATATGTCAAGTATTTGGTTCTGCATTTATTGCAAGTTTTGTTGGAATGGCAGCATATGGAGGATATCTTGGAATGTGGGACTGGGCAGTAGTATGGCCTGTATTTACAGTTATAATGAAATATTTAAGCTATTTAGGTGTTGGTATAATAGTTATAATATTAGTTCTTATACCACAATTACAATATTTAAAAGACAAAGAAAATTATTTTTTAATAACTGAAGATTATGAAGAATATAAAAATAGAAATAATATACAATAA